The DNA region gtttccatcgtgtcctaaagcgtaaattaactattcactaatacctttgacctaggattaagcgtatgttagtcgtgctataactcttatcggtttttcgataaattcttggacttttcctgaacctttttccttcccaaatttatcttaatcaaataactcttttattttattcacttatccaaagcgttaaaacttgggccttacaggagcagtccagaagctgaaaacttgaagactctgaagtccaagtgtaagctggctctcaagaccaaagTACTTCAAATTACgaagaccagatgttcagagtgaacggtccagaagcagaagttctgaaggttagaagaggcggaacaacatctataagatcagattatctgagttggaaacttaGAAAGTAAAGTGcattctttctgttaatgaggagcaatgggtatgacatagatggttagggcatgctagcatgagaaagatctctcagctaagtaagcttgaccttgtcaagGGCTTACCCGCTCTGAAGTTTTCTTCAGaagctctttgtgaagcatgtcagaaagaaaaatttacaaaagtccctttcaaggcaaagaatgttgtttccaccacaaggtcgttggaacttctgcatattgacctatttggaccagtgaaaattgagtctataggtggcaagaaatatgggatggtcatcgttgacgactatagccactggacatgggtaaaattcttaagacACAAGGATGAGTCTTACTCTGTGTTCTCTTGTAAGACCCTGATTTTATGATAGTCCTTATTTATTCTAGATGAATAATAAAGTGTGAATTTTCAGTAATCATAGAATTACTATGTGTTGAGAAACTAGAGCGTTAGTTGTCTGTATCGACATGTTTGACATGCCCGAAGGCGAAGGTGACACCAAAAGCCtgcagggaagctgcaaccatTAGCTGTTCCAGaatggaagtgggacagtatatCTATGGATTTCGTGACGGAATTACCGCTAACACGAAAGAAGTTCGATCCTATATGGGTCATAGTTGATCGTTTGACGAAGACCGCTCACTTCGTACCAATCAAGCAAAGTTACAAAGTGGAAAAGTTGGCAGAAATTTACATGGTTGAAATTGTGCGCCTGCACGGTGTACCGTCCAACATTGTGTCAGACGGAGACCCGAGATTTACTTCGCGTTTCTGGGGAGCTTTACAAGAGGCATTGGGAACCAAACTGCGGTTGAGTGTCGCTTATCAcccacagacggatgggcagACTGAGAGGACGatccaatcattggaagacTCGCTAAGAGCTTGTGTTCTGGATCACAAAGGGAGTTGGGACGAGTTGTTACATTTGATcgagttcacctacaacaacagttttcatgcgagcataggGATGGCACCGTACGAAGCACTATATGGTCGAAGATGTCGTACACCCTTATGttggcatcaagatggagagaaccTGATTattggacctgaattagttcAACAGACCACGGAGGAAGTGAGCAAATCCAGGAAAGGATGAGGATCTCGCAAAATcgtcagaagagttatgctgacaataGGAGGAAGGAGTTGGAGTATCAAGcgggagatcatgtcttcttgtGAGTCACCCCGATGACTGGAGTCGGAAGGGCGATCAGGTCAAGGAAACTGACTCCAAAGGTCATTGGACCGTATCTAATCACGGAGCGTGTTGGACCAGTGGCGTATAGGATTGCACTACCGCTATtcctttccaacattcatgatgtgtTGCATGTGTCGCAACTGCGGAGGTATATGGCCGATGATTCACATGTGATTGAACCTGATGATATACAGTTGAAGGACGATCTAACGATGGaaatgccacccatcaagattgTTGATAAGAGTACTAAGTGCTTGAGGAACAAGAAGGTGTCCTTGGTAAAGGTAATTTGGAATCAAGCTACATGCGACGCTACATaggagttagaggataagatgcgggagtcacatcccgatttatttcgtcgattcaattattaatctttaattaGTGGCAAAGGTTCAATTAttacgaaactcttgaaaacttaACCAAAACGCTTGCAGAATAAAAATAGTCGTAAGCCCCGACATTAATGAAATTCATGTCATAATAAAGATAAACGTAGAATAGATCCTCAAGTATGATTACATCAGCCTTTTTTAAAAGGAACAAAAACCCaaagtaagaaaataaataaagtacAATGCCAACCGGTCACTCAACCCCAAAAGAAAAGTGCAAGTCACTCAACCCATGTCCCTACTCCTCTGACtcgtcatcttcatcttcaatggCAGGCTCATCATCAGGAATTGGCTCATTGGTAAACTCCCTGAGCATATGGTTTCTCAGACCTCGGTAGATGTCGCCCTCCTTGTTGTCGTAGGACTCGACCGCCAAACAGGAGAACCTCTGAACTTTCCGCTCGTCCTTACTACCATGAAATTCAACCCATTCTTCGCCTTTGAGCTCTGGAAGCCCTTCCTCTTCCACCACAGGCTTCTGTGGCTCCGCATGCTCCACTGTTGGCTCCTCCTGTTCAACCTCCATGTCCTCGGAAGGTTCTTGCTCCTCCTCAGTTACCTGTGCAGAAGATGTCCTCGAACCCGCATCCAAAGGGAAGTAGAACCGAGGGGGTGCAAAGGGCATCTTCACCCTCCCATGTTCCATTTCCTGAGTCTGGATGACTCCTCCTTTGCTGTCGCGTCCCGTAATCGTAGCCTTGCCGACATAAACACGACGCACCTGGCGCGAGTCGACCACCCAAGCGTCGTCATTGTATTCATCGTGGAGTTTCAGTGTCCAAGAATACACCGAACTCATCGTCAGCACCATttgccccccccccccagaaTAAGCAAATAACAGATAATAGAGGGTCAGATCCCATGCAATACTCGCAAGTAAATCAAATAATCACGTAATATTATCACATGCATTGACAGGGACTATACATATTCATATCTCGGTTAGCAACCTGATAGTGTGGTTAGGCTAACGTCCTCACCATCACACAACCACCACATtcaccttggccaatcacgaTCAACCGCGGATGATCAAGCATCTCCCGTCACATAACAAGTCCAAATACCTAACCTTAGGGAACATAGGGTTCGGCTACATAATAGCAATTTATACATACTCATGTTCTCATATTTATCATACAAAATCCAGCACCAAAACATCAAGCTATTTCATGGATCAAGAACCATAAGAAAAATCTGCCGAGAACCCTAAAAGTGGGTTCGGCCGTGAGCATGTTTGGCTAGGGTTTTTCAAGTCCTAATGTCAGGCCTTAATCCATACTCAAACTTGACACACTTCGATGTCTCATCATTAGCCGTACTGTAGTGCGGATGAAACCGACACAATTCCTCAAACTTTGCTGCATACTCACCTACCAACATCGCTTCTTGCTTCAACTCTAGAAATTCCATCTCCTTCCTACCTTTTGCATCggctggaaaatacttttcaagAAAAGCATTCTTGAAGATTTCCCAAGTCAATTCTCCTTCCGTTGGGGTGATCCTCCCCCTCACACTTGTCCACCACGTCCTAGCTTCACCTGAAAGTAAATAGCTAGCGAAAGCTACTTTTCTAGGCTCAGCACATACCAGAGTCTCGTAAATCCTTTCCAGTTCTCGTACCCATTCATAAGCTCAGTCGGGGTTATACCCTCCTTCAAACTTAGGCGGACTACGCTTCAGAAACTTATCCAGTCCGTGGTAAATCTCTTCTTCATTCTGATTATTCGCAGCTCCTTGTCCTACTCCTTGTCTTGCTCTTTCCGCTTGCTCAGTCAAGAAAGCGTGAGTTGCTCAAGTGCTCGTGCCATGGCTGCCATTTCTTCCTGAAATTCACAAAGTGATTAGTTCTTTTCCTAAGAATTCCTAACTCAGACTCTTCTAGCAGGCTTTTACCCTAGGCCAAAGAAtcattgctctgataccaactctTGTGGCGTCCCTTTTTCACAAGTGACGCCTTCGTCCAACACTATCACTTATGAACGAGCGacccaattttatttttctctttaatgTGTTAGTGTTACCGTTTCTAATTATATATCGACTCAGAGACCACTACGACTTTTCATAGTCGGAGAGTTCCCCTCTAACCTTTTCAGATAGATGACAGCATACCTAAGACAAGCAAGTTAGCAACAAAAAAAGCATCACAAACATAGCATGCTTGGCCTAGGTCACTACAGCGTTCAAATGACATAAACAAGAGAGTGTTCAAGTGAGGGTGTACACATCCCCCACAAGGCATCatcaaataaaaacttaattaatcaaGAAACGGATAAGAACTATCACCGGACCAGTCAGCTTCATCCCCCAATCTCCTCCTCCTCAGGATCCTCCTCCATGTCACCGCTGCTTCCCTCCTCCGGCACTGCCATAGGTACCCTCTCTCCCAATCCATCGGGTTTCACGAACCGCTGTCTATAAATCCCGGCATCCCTGGAAAAACTCGGTGATCGCATCCTCTTCCTAGCTGTGGTTCTGAGGCACGGTGCAGTCCTCCGGGGCGGAGAACCTACTATCTCTCGGGATGCCTGACCGGGCGCAAAAGTTCCTGCGGGCTCCTAACTCGGATCGACACTACTTGATATGGCTCCTCCTGGGGCACGGGATCCACACCAACATGCGGATCGGGGCCCACTCCGGTCTGAGGCACTGGATCCACCTCCGACTGAGGCTGTGGCGGCGGATCGGGAACGGGCGGTCGAAATCTCCTGGCATGCCTCAGCATATAGAATGAAAACATGAGAGGAATAGTCACCGGATAGCCAAGCTCGTCGGATCCAGGTACCCTGCACCATAACATAGTCAGTCCATTGTAAAAGCAGAACCTGATGTTGGATTCAAAGTACCGGCCAGTACGGGATGGAAAGTCAGCGTGAATGGCGAGCACTGGAGGGAGGCTCATCGTCTAACCTGTGATCTGCTTTATGGTAAAAATAATGTAAGTGTAACGCcacgatttctcgagtgtcacacagtaaaccaaacgtcaccattttcgtaagaattttcgccgttcaattattaatcttgatttaatgacaaaagttcaattattgCGAAACTTAAAACTTTACAAATAAATTGGCGAAATAAATAAGACATGCATTTCTGAATAAAATAACTCTTAATCAAAAGAACCATAAATCAAAAGTACATAAATGTAAccttgggctaaagccctacaTCAAAGTACATCAAAAGAAATCTCTGGAAATAAAAGCTGATAAAAGATAGTTCAGCACTACGAAACACTCAATCCCCAGCATGGCAACATCAGTCACTCGTCGAGCCAACCGCACTGTCTCTAGCGCTTCTTCACAGGAGCCCTGACCTCTGGTGCATCTCCATTTCCCTCCGTCTCGGCATCCCCAGGTGCATCAGCTACTGTAACGTACCGTGGAGCAAAGTCCTCCATAGGCTCAGTAGGAACTGGAAGGGACTCTGGAGGCGGAGCTGGAAAGTCGCCAATGCGTGCCCACCAATCTGGTACCCCGAACGCCCGTGAAGAACCCTCCTCTCCTGCAACCCActgtggagagttcgagcaAGAACCCTCATCTCCTAGATGCAAGAAGCGACATGGTGCGaagggcatcttgaccttgccccatTCCATGATCTGTGTCTCGACGACGTTCCCGTGTCGGTCACGTCCCGTGATCGTAGCGCTGCCGACATAAAGGTGACGTACCTTGGCAGAGTCGGTCTGCCAGGCATTGTCCTTGTGCTGGTCATGCAAATCTATCGTCCACGAGGTCACTACGCTATTGACCTCCaccatctgccccccccccccaagaataacacataaacaaataacagggtcagatctcatgttctcatataaacattcacatatccatgtaattatcataaaaaacaAGATTCAATAAGGAAAATCTTTAAGTTAAGTCACggtcagtcacctaagtttcagttaggctaacgacctcaccattcacacaaccacctcaacaccaatggccaaatcacgatcatccgcagatgaacaattctcggaggggacacaccgtacaaccctctgtcacgtggggacacaccgtacaacccacaaaatcacaaggtgaccgcagtcaaccaaatcacgtggggacacaccgtacaacccacaaaacaccctcgtgtgcaagtaaccgtttgtctctaacggtaccatcgttctcatggtccatagtcatcactagacctatgttccaattacatgacATTTTACTTGTAAGCGATTAAGCCTCAAttctctttgttagggctctaatagtcaacctagagtcttaacattttcacaaGACTTATACAACTTAATCACAGTAATAaccacagcaccaaaaggaattacagctagatgagcgaccttttgaCGATATCCAAATTAAGCAAATACAAGCTATACTAAGTAGTTAGTCATGTTCACAAGCTTAATCACACATAATTCATAGCATCTCCTAATCACATGTTTCTAAACAAAACTACAAACATTTTCACAACTTAGCttttgacagcagaaacaacatTCATTGAAACTGGCCTACAGAACACGTCTTccaaccaaaaatcatgtatgatACCTTtatggaaagctattttaaagatctacaactATCTAGTTaaacactttttcatttgagccccataattaggtgatattaggccttaaagctttctgtccgacacagggaaaaaTAGCAGGTGCAACAGTTACTAAAAACGACCTCCAGCACACATTACCAACCgaaaatttatgatctttatatgtctggaaagctTTTTTGAAGATATACAACTTTCCTGTTAATCACGTTTTCATTTGACGACCagaaataaatgaaaatagGCCCTGAAGgttactgtccagcacagaaatctgacagggaatgcatttgccatcaatttcgttttagCCATTCTATTCTAAAGGTTCTAAGTCATATACCAGCATCAAAACATCATGAACACAAGACAACAGAACAGCCCAAGCCCTTCATACAATATACAACAACAAACATCACCAACTCAAGTCCTAAACATGCAAGACTCTACCCAACTAGATCCACCCTTACCTTAGATCTTGGGTTTGGAAAGGATGAAGGATTGGTGATGGAAGAGATGATTGAAATAGCCTTCTCCTTGCTGCACCTTAAGCTTAGACGTgatctcctccttcctctcttGGCCTCTCTTGcttttcctcctcttcttcttctttctttctctctagccgccaccctctctcactctttctctcttgttttcttttcttttctcttctgaaTTTGTGTGGGAAAATGAGAGTATGTGGTTAGGTTTCTAACTTAGCCTTATTAGGTCTCTCAAAGCTGCAGAAAACCTCCCCTTTTGCCCTCCAATTCGTGGCCCAAGCAAGCCCAACTAGGGTTTTGCATAATTCAAAAGTTTGAATGGAGACAAGGCATTTATGGCTCTTTATTTCCCTTTAATCTCTTGTCCAAAAACTGACCAGCCTTGATCATGAGCCATAAACCCTCATTATTTTCCCTTAACTCATGCAAATTAGTCAAATAAACAATCTCCACTCCCTTCCTAATCACCTACTCGAGCATGGTCCACAACCTTGGCCTCCAAGCAACCCAAAATCACTTATCTTGGAGTCCTTAAccttataattaattatttcctAGCCCTCGAGTATTATTACTTCAATATCAATAATACTATACACTCAAAGCATCAAGGAAAATTaacaatatataaacaatcaCGTTCTATCATTTATTccataataaataatttcattcatCAAAGTAGGGCCTTACAGTAAGGCTGAGTCAAACGCGACATTGTACATGTTACACGTCAGATAAACAAACGACAAAGTTTAAGATAACATACTATCAAATACAAGCATGTTAACAAGCACACACAATATCACACATAGTATGAGGTTCCATCGCCTTATACCTTCACTACTTCCTTACAAAATGAtgagttcatcgccaacctttttatttttattttgataatgAGATGAGTATGTTTTCATAGGGCCCGATGGCTTCTTTAAATACTTTGGAAAGTCGTCTCaggaacatggacactccttgcagtccactctttaccggaaATGATCGCTCAGTGGCTCACAGACAGAAATACACAACTCGACTCTTTGCCTTAAACTTCATGCCAACCCCGACCTCAGGGGTCCTGCCGGGACGGGCATGAGAGGTGTTGTGGCGTCCCCTTCCTTAAGTGACGAGTTCTCCCTAACTCCATCACTCAGGAGTGAGCACGCTACGTGAAATAgtgaacctttttttttttctacttaggGTTACCTCATTAGGTCGGGATCGCAAGAGTAAAGAGTACTCGAGCGTCTCCCTTAACATCCCCAGGCATTTCGACCTCCTAACTTAAGACTACGGAGAATAACGATATAAACCACACAAATCATACATAGCATGCATAGTTGGTGGACGGATCCACCGCATAAGTCTACAGATAAGAAGACAGCACATAAAGAGGACACAACGCCCTCAAACACATAGTCTGGTACAGGTAATCAGAatacagaaacagaaacataaatcatcatcatcatcatcatcatcattagaaACTCGGACCATATGGCTTCATCCCCTCGGATCTTCCTCCTCCGGATCCTCCTCACTGACTCCCCCGCTGGCTGCTGGCACTGACCCTGGCTCTGCTGTCGGACCCTGCTTTGACTCCCTGACTTCGGACGCCTCGCCTCTCCGAAATCTGCGACGGTAAATCCTGGCATCTCAGGAGAATCTGGGGGATCTCACTCGCTTGCGGGCTGTGACCCGAAAGCAAGACAAGTTCCTCCGGGGTGGAGGAGAtcctgtaacaccccacttttcgttattaggttatttattattttatcttaattattattatgctatatggtaatttgatgaattatgtgattataatttaaatctcatgtgatatagaataagatttagataaataaggttgttaggtttttgtgtgagtaattgagagtggggcccattagtatgactatttaagggatatgagtgaattagaaagggagaaatcagattttgagaattggagaagttagtagaggagaagaaaagaagcgtgaaagagagaaggggagaaaagagaagaaaaaccaagaatttgatcttcaagaggtaagggtttgaatttaccttgtataattgtagaataacagaggttgagtttaacatgaagggacccccatcttctttgaaaattcagaactgagagactgtgttaagtgttaacatgtggtgagcaaaattgattttgggcgaaattgaggttccggggaaaattgggttttgttctgttttgcccgcagataccctaacagtctgtgttgtagagagcataactctctctacggaattccaaattgagtgaaaccaattttgtatgaaagctaactcatagggctatgttgggtaatattttcataatttttcgatttctggttcaataccagaatcatttgcaatttcattctgtttctgcccgtAGACACCCTATcagcctgtgttgtagagagcataactctctctaaagaattccgaattgagtgaaactaattttgtatgaaagctaactcatagggttatattgggtaatattttcataatttttggattgctggttcaataccagaattatctgcaagttcactctgtttctgctcgcagacaccctaacagcctgtgctgtagagagcataactctctctagagaattccaaattgggtgaaaccaattttatatgaaagctaacgtataaggctatgtttggtaaaagtttcataatttttggactgctcatttagtaccaggattatatgcaagtttgctatgattctgcttatttctgtgattgattctgaaactgattctggTAATTGATGTgaaacatttgatgattttgtgttgctagtatgttggtggaatagtgaatgagttgataattatattgaagtgttattttttgcaattttggtgtgatttccgttatggaatttggtgagaaaatatgttatatatttggggctggagtggtctcaaattgcatgttttaatttatgagtttttgcacgaaatacacttcatttagtcaagaggcaacgtgtcggttttcatcggaaaaccgaggtttgtcccagaactggcgtggttctggaagtctggagtggacttcattggtggttaaatgtctggagtggacgcggtgataccgctaaggttaacaattggtaccacatgcatacattagagtctcacacactaagtttcacgttttcagtggttttatgtgtttggtgatttgttggtgaattgttttgctgttgtggtaaagtcgaattattattcttctttaagcttataattttccgaaacattaataagatttgtgaaactgtcttgagagaaaatattataatcactcagattttaaagaaaatgtaaagagtttataaagcatgatctgaattgtttacttgctctttgttatgctatattttatacaatgtaagttcttacccttctgttggaatgatgttctatgcgacatcgctcaggtactggaggtagagatgtggatgtggctcatgaggagtagctttggagagtcttagtttatgttattattattattattattattattattattattattattattattattataataaaataagtgtcttgctctgtaatgtaacactgggtagatattttacgttacttttacatttatgttgagaggattttataacctctccttatggaagttgttgaataattttctaaattatggcgatgtcgtactgttgatggccgaagtgcttatgaaattcagttatgaGTATGATGAactttattggaatatcatggaagataaacctatttaaataagtgatcttatgcatcttaggattatctggctggtttagaaattttattggcagaaataattcattctttgaaaagcatatgaacttataaattttcaaacacaatcagtgttaattataatgagttttcgtgaagaagtgtaatactcccttagATATGTttctaaactctgataaacgtttttaaataaaacaatgggaaaaagggggtgttacagatCCCATAGACTCCTGGGTCTGCGGAACTCTCTGATCTGGGGATCCCGGTGGGCTCACCATGGTGACTGGTACTGCTGGGATAGGCTCTCCGGTCTCCATAGGCTCGCCTGCCTGTGGATATGGCACCTGTGGACTGCCTGGGCTCCGCGGACCTACGTGCTCAGCGTGGGTCGGCAGGAAGAATGAGAACACCATCGGGAGTGTCACTGGGAAATCGATGTGTCCTGCTCCTGGATCCATGCACCACAGAATTGTGAGTCCCTGATAAAAGCAGTATCCGGTAACTGGGTCAACATGCCAGCCAGCACGGGACGGGAAATCAGCGTGGATCGCGAGGACTGGAGggaagtgtaagacccaagattttaagcttaggatcagtggaagagatttccatttacgattagggttgatgtattgtgaagggaaacctgaactagagtttaccaaatgaaataaatttatgaaggagaaagttcaggaaaagtcaaaggattacatcatgatcgataaaagttatagtacgatcgttatacgcttaacctaggtcagaaaccctagtatatagctaattttcacttttaggcacgacggaagttaattccaaaaatcttcagagaaatgttagaacttctctttttccatatatcacaatcgtttcgaggcgaaactttAGAacctacgaacgtccgattccaatcatcggaagtttgccgaaaccgaatccctggtatttcaaaaccctagaatttctcgacaatgaagactttatctattcagagcttcaaatgattATTCTACACGCgttcacccatttctcttgatgatttcaatctttcttcagaaggaagttttccattccgacattcgatgcaaaaagcaacttatcgggtaaaatagttttacaccgactttgcaccgactttgcattagttgccaaaaatacaaggagacatcttcttagcttaggaattcctttgccaaaacctatcttagaattcatggagaatgatgccggaaaaatcagattcgcgaaactttcattttcccgcgaattaccattttctatatatagcaagcaagtgagaagaaatcacaaaactccaccattttct from Lotus japonicus ecotype B-129 chromosome 2, LjGifu_v1.2 includes:
- the LOC130736438 gene encoding uncharacterized protein LOC130736438, with the translated sequence MTGVGRAIRSRKLTPKVIGPYLITERVGPVAYRIALPLFLSNIHDVLHVSQLRRYMADDSHVIEPDDIQLKDDLTMEMPPIKIVDKSTKCLRNKKVSLVKVIWNQATCDAT
- the LOC130735387 gene encoding uncharacterized protein LOC130735387, whose amino-acid sequence is MVEVNSVVTSWTIDLHDQHKDNAWQTDSAKVRHLYVGSATITGRDRHGNVVETQIMEWGKVKMPFAPCRFLHLGDEGSCSNSPQWVAGEEGSSRAFGVPDWWARIGDFPAPPPESLPVPTEPMEDFAPRYVTVADAPGDAETEGNGDAPEVRAPVKKR